The following is a genomic window from Pseudothermotoga thermarum DSM 5069.
GTAAACGCAGTAACTTTAACTTCATGTGTAAAAGCGATTTTACCATTTATCCAAAGTTCCAACTTGTGAAAGCCAGCTGCCAAACTTTCGAAGGAAATTTTTTTGGACTTTTTCTCTTTACCGTTCATGAATACTTGAAAAGATTCTTCTCTGTCGGCAATTTTTGCCGTTACAAAGACATCCTCTGGTTCAAAATGGAAATTCACCAAATCGAAGAACAGCTCAACGTTTTTACCAACTGCTGTTACTTTTGTGTTCACTGCATAAACGTTTGCGTTGTGAACCCATATGGGAGAACTTATTATTCTATCGCCATCTTTTTGAACCGCATATACAAAATACCATTCAAACACATCTGGTACTTTGTGGGTGTAAGAAATTTCAAACTTCTCAGAGTTTGGAAGCCATTCTGCCAATGTTCCACTTTGGCTGATCAACGATATTTTTTCGAATTTTTCATCGTCTTCAACCTTGATTTTGAAGTTCAAATCCCAAACGTTTTGCAAAATCGAACCCATGGGATATCCGTTGGCTTCGAAGATCAGCTTTACCGTTTTATCTTCGGAAGCGTATACTCTTCTGTTTCTCAACGCTTCCATTATGGAATCATAGGTAAGCTCTTTTGCCAGTATCACCGTTCGTGTATCGTTTGCCGATCCCCAGTTTGCCCTGTGGTTGTCTTGGTTTGCCGTGGCGCCAAGGTGCCAACCTTTGTTCAAAGCAGCTACAAAGTTGGTTATCATTTCATCGGTGATGGTTCTACCTCTCCAGCTGCCATTGCCGACTTCTATCAAATTTATAAACTCATCTGCAACAGGATCGTATTCGAAGTCGTAGAACGTTCCGAAAGAGGATGTTGGATGGTTGAATTGAGCGAGGGCTTGTTTTTCTACTATCCACCTGTAAAGTCCAAACAAATCAACGTTGTTTCTGCTCATCCACTCATCTGTCCCATAGACATTCATGTGACCAACGCCGCCAGTCCACTCAAATCCCCAAAGTGCAACGAATTTTTCTTCTTCTGTTGCTTTAAGAGCCTCCATTTTTGTCAGAAGCAATTTGTCTTGTCCATCCATTTTTGATTCGAAGTAGTACGCATGATCGGTTATCGCCAGCACATCAAGGTAATTCTTAGCGTACTCGTAAGCTTCTTTGGGAGTTCCAACGCCATCGGAGTACGAAGTATGACTGTGCAGATTTGCAAAAAAGAAATTGTACGCAACAGCAGCGCAAGCTACAAGGATAAAGGAAATGATCAAAAAGATTCTCTTCATCTCGGTCACCTACCTAAAACTTTTTTCAAAAACTGTCCAGTGTACGATTCTTTAACCATGGCAACTTCCTCCGGTGTTCCAGTTGCAACGACATAACCTCCGGCGTCTCCTCCTTCAGGTCCAAGATCGATTATGTAATCGGCATTCTTTATGACATCAAGGTTGTGTTCTATCACTATCACCGTGTTACCTTTATCGACAAGCCTGTGCAGCACTTCTATCAATTTTCTCACGTCTTCGAAGTGTAAACCAACGGTTGGTTCATCGAGTATGTAGACAGTTTTACCAGTTGCAACCTTTTTAAGTTCCGAAGCAAGCTTAACTCTTTGCGATTCTCCTCCAGACAATGTCGTAGCAGGTTGTCCAAGTTTTATGTATCCAAGCCCCACTTCATCCAAAAGCTTCAAAGTTCTGTACACCTGTGGAACATTCTTGAAAAATTCCAAAGCTTCTTGAACGGACATCTCTAAAACTTCGTAGATGTTTTTACCTTTGTATCGGATCTGCAGGGTTTCTTCGTTGTATCTTCTTCCTTTGCAGACATCGCATTCAACGTAAACGTCTGGTAGAAACAGCATTTCGATCCTCACTAGTCCGTGTCCCTGGCAGGCTTCACACCTTCCACCTTTTAAGTTGAAGCTGAATCTACTTTTGTCGTAACCTCTCGCTTTTGCTTCCGGAGTGAGTGCAAAAAGTTCCCTGATCTCATCGAAGACCTTTGTGTAAGTTGCTGGATTGCTTCTTGGGGTTCTACCTATCGGAGATTGATCTATGGCGATGACTTTGTCGACATTTTCTATGCCTTCGATTCTATCGTGTGCTCCAACCGGCATCTTTGTTTTATAGATGTGGTTAGCCAAGGCGGGATAAAGTGTATCCAAAATCAAGGAAGATTTTCCAGATCCAGAGACTCCGGTCACACAAACAAAAGTTCCCAGTGGAATTTCCACGGTTATATTTTTAAGGTTGTTGTGCCTTACACCGATGATCCTTAACTTCAACCCGTTTCCTCTTCTTCTAACCTCAGGGACTGGTATCTTTTTCATCCCGCTCAAATACTGTCCAGTTATCGAACTATTTGGATTTTTTATAAGTTCTTCAACAGGTCCTTGATAAAGTACTTGTCCTCCTCTTTCTCCCCCGCCTGGTCCTAGGTCCACTATGTAATCTGCACTTCTTATAACTTCCTCATCGTGTTCAACGACTATGACGGTGTTACCAAGATCTCTGAGTTTTTTCAGAGTATTTATCAACTTGACGTTGTCCCTCTGATGAAGACCTATCGTTGGTTCGTCAAGAACGTATGTAACCCCAGTCAGTCCTGAACCTATTTGTGTGGCAAGTCTTATCCTTTGTGCTTCCCCACCCGATAAGGTGTTGACTCTCCTTGAAAGGGTCAAATAACCAAGACCAACATCGATCATGAATTGAAGCCTTCTTTTTATCTCTTTGATAAGCTCTCCAGCTATCTTGCTTTCTTTATCGGTAAGCGTTTTTTCCAAGGTTTCGAAAAATTCATAAGCTTTTTCTATCGTCATCTCGGTTATTTCGATTATGTTTAGTCCTCTTATTTTAACCGCCAATGCCTCGGCTTTGAGTTTTTTTCCACCACATACCTGGCAAGTTCTTTCAACGATGAATTTCCTTTCTATCCATTCCTTGATCTCTTCAGATTCTGTTTCTCTGTACCTTCTTTCAAGGTACGGTACAACTCCTTCAAAATCTCCATATCCAAAGAGAATTGCTTCTTGAATGTGTTGTGGTAGTTTGTCGAATGGCACATCTGTTTTTCCACCCAAGCGTTGAACCAACCTTTTCACTTGGTACGAGTAATACCCATCTGCTCCAAACGGTATAATCGCTCCTTCATCAATACTCAGTTTTTCGTTGACAACAAGAAATGGATCTATCTCCATTTTAAACCCCAATCCATGGCAGTATGGGCAAGCTCCATAGGGGTTGTTGAAGGAAAACAACTTCGGATTTATCTCGGGCAATCCTATACCACAAACGGGGCACATCATGTGCTGGCTGAACAGCAAGGATTCTCCGGTATCTGGATTTTTGATTTCCACAAATCCATTGCTTTCCCTAAAGGCAATTTCTATATCATCGGCTAACCTGTGCCTTTCGTTTTCATCTATGACAAGTCTGTCGACGACCAACTTTATGGTGTGGCGTTTGTTTTTGTCAAGTTCACCAACTTCCTCAAGGCGAACAACTTCTCCATCAATTTCTGCTCTCACAAAACCTTTTTGTATTAAATTAGTTATCTCCTTTTTGTAGGTACCTTTTTTATCGATTGCTATTGGAGAAAGAATGTACAACCTGCTTCCAGGGGAAAACTTTGAAAAAACATCAGCGACGATTTGATCGACGTCTTTCTTTTCCACTCTTCTTCCACACTGCGGGCAATGGGGTTCTCCTATTCGTGCAAACAAAACACGAAGGTAATCGTATATTTCCGTCGTCGTGCCAACAGTTGATCTAGGGTTGTGTGAAACACTTTTTTGATCTATCGCGATGGATGGAGACAAACCTTCGATTGACTCGACATCGGGTTTTTTAAGTTCTCCAAGAAATTGTCTTGCATAAGTTGACAACGATTCAAGGTACCTTCTCTGTCCTTCGGCGTAAATCGTATCCATCGCCAGCGACGATTTTCCAGATCCAGATAAACCTGTTATAACGGTTATCTTGTTTTTTGGTATTTCAACGCAGACATTTTTGAGATTGTGAACCCGCGCGTTTTTAATTCTGATCGTGTCCAAGGCTGGTACACCTCTTTTTCGGGTTGAACACTTTGAAGAAAAAAGCCCCGCAATATACGGGGCTTTTTGGAGCGGGCGACGGGCTTCGAACCCGCGACCTTCTGCTTGGCAAGCAGACGCTCTACCGCTGAGCTACGCCCGCATCTTTGGTGCGAGAGGTGGGACTTGAACCCACACGGACTCATCGTCCACTGGATTCTAAGTCCAGCGCGTCTGCCAGTTCCGCCACTCTCGCGCTGGTGACCCGCCTGGGACTCGAACCCAGGACCCCCTGATTAAAAGTCAGGTGCTCTGCCTGCTGAGCTAGCGGGTCCACCCGAGAGTGACATTGCATCATGATGATACCATATGACGTAGTACTTTTCAAGTATCCATTGTGGATCTTCATAAGTATTTTTAGAAGTCTTCAAATTTTTTCAAACTTCACTCAAGTTTTGTTTTCGAAGACCTTTTGGAGAAAATCTCTGTAAAATTCGCTCAAGAAGCTTTGATAATCCGCATTCCCAGCTTCAATTTCATCCAGAACATCTTCCATTTTCCTTGTAAGACTTTCGTCGGTGAGTTGTGGATAATTTGTCCGTAGCCAATGATAAACTTTGTACCCAAGCGGTGTGGCGTACAAATAACCATTTCTTTCTTCAACGTATTTGCGATCGAGCAACGTTTGAACAATTGTTGCATAGGTTGAAGGACGGCCAAGTCCCCGCTCGCGCATCTGTTGAACAAGTGAACCTTGAGTGAAGGGCAATTCTTTTGCCACCAATCTCAAGGTTGTCCAAACTACTTTCAGTGGTGGTTTCAAATCGAAAACTTTGGCTGGCAATATCGTTCTAAAACCTGGTTCGATGATTTTTGTCGTCAAAGTCCATTCGTATGACCAATCTGGAAGCTTAATCGTCAACTTTGATTTTTGAACAACCGCTGGTGCAGATTGCGATGCAAGGAATCTGTTTAGTATCCTGCCGTAAAGTTGCAACGCGAGGTTTTGATTTTCAAATTTCACTCTTCCGGTGTGAATCCAAAGTTTCAAGTCATCAACGTTCAAAAGTTTTGTCGGTCGAATGCACTCGTGTGCACCTTCAGTACCGTACGTTCTCGGATGAAAGATTTGATGCAACCCCATTTGTTTTAGAAATTCCTCGGCAAGTTTGATGCCAGTTTGTGAAACCCGTGTACTTGTTGTTCTGTGATAGGTGATCAACCCTTGTTCAAACAGTTCTTGAAGTGTGTTCATTATGTCCACCGCTGAAGCAAAAGCTCCCATCTCCGAGAGAAGTGAAGCCGTGTTGTATGGAGCAGGAGGATTTTCCGTTTCTTGCCCGACATCTTCCAAGGTAACCTGTGCTTGTTGAAGCATCGAAACTAGTTGTTTTGCAAAATTTATATCTTCGTGCTCATAGATCAAAGCAGCAGTCTTACCTTCCAAAATGGACTTAACACTTATCTGCAACTTTGCTTTTTTTTGTCGTGCAGAGTTTGTTCGATCTATAACCCATCCAAGAACAGGTGTTTGAACCCGACCAGCGGAAAGGTTGTATTTTTTGAAAGCCTTCCAAAGTTCTTGTGAAAGGTAAAATCCAACCCATCGATCCAGTATGCGCCTTGTAATTTGAGCTTTAACCAGATCTTTGCTCAACTCGCGAGGAGAATTGAGTGCCTTCAAAAATGCTTGCCTTGTTACTTCGTGAAACTCTGCTCTCACGATGTTTGAATTGAAAGGTTTAAGGGCAACCATCAAATCGTAGCCAATCTTTTCTCCCTCCATATCGGGGTCCGTTGCAATGATTATTTCATCGAATTGCGGTGCAACTTGTTGTAGAGCTTTTATCAAAGTCAATTTATCTTTATCTGGTTGTTTTCCACAGCTGCAAATTTCAGAAGTCGTTTGCTGACCGCACTTTGAGCAAGTTTTTATCGTGCTGTAGATTGGGACAAAGTGACCGTTCGCTTTTGATACACCGTAGATTTCTTCTCTTTCAATCAAATCTACGGTATGTCCTATGGAAGCTGTTATGGACAAAAGTCGATCCCCTGTGAGTATTTCCCAAAAGTGTAAACCGTTCAATATACGTTGTTGAGGAACGCCAAAGAAATGTGAAATGGTACGGGCTTTGTTGGGTGATTCAACGATGACAAGAGTACTTTTTAACGAAAGTTGTTCTGAAGGTTTGAACTGCTTTTTTATTTCGCGAATTTTCTTTCTATCGGCATCGACGTTTTTTAATTCCTCTTCCCAATTCACCTGATCAGCCGATAAGAAATCAACTTCTTCGTAGAAAAGTCTAAGTCTTTGAACAAGGCTATGAAAAGCTTTCTTATCCCAAACCAGAATAAGGCTTATACCACGCGATATCCCGCCGGGATAAAGTCTTGACGTTCTTCCAGAAGCTTGAAGGTAGTTAGCCGCATCACCAAAGGTTATAAACAGTTTTCCTTCCTTGCGTTGCAATCCAATTGTTTCAGCTTTTTCCAATTTTTCGACAATACTTTCATCGTTCAAATTTTTTCTCAGATATTCTGCTATCTCCAACAACGGTTTTGGAAGTTGTTTTTCAAATTTAAAAACCTGATACCTTCTAAGTCTTTCGAGATACAAATCTATTTTTGATTTATCCTCAACAACCTCCCTTAAAGCCAAAAGCAACGGAACAAAATTGCGCGGATTGTCGAATTGCTCAATGGCAAAGCTTATCTTAGGTGAATCTATAAAAATCGCATAGCGGATTACCTCAGGCAAATCCACACCTCGAACCAATGCGTTGTTGTAGGTTGCAATTCCTACTGCTACGTCAATCAAACCGTTGCGCATGGATTCCAAATCCAATTCTTCGTAGGAAGAGACATTTATACCCTGTTGCTTCAGAAAATCAACGACAGTTGTAACGCCATCTTTTCCCATCTCCCGGTTTACAAATACCAAGCCACCTTTACCAAAGAATCTAATCCAATCTGCAAGTCTGTAAAGTGCTTGTTGTGGCCCATCAACCCATTCTACGGCATCACAAACATTTCGAATAGTCAATTTGACAGGAGTAACGTTAAAACCGAGCAAAGATTTGAACAATTTCACACGTTGGGTTTTCGGTTTCAAAGTGGCGGAGGATACAACTAAGATACCTTTTCCTTTGGTTTGCAAAACGTTTTCTTCGTTAAATTCATCTTCTTGTGACGATTCTTCCAGAATATTTTCTTCCTCTTCCTCCATGGTTTCTTCTTCTTTTTCTTCCAAAAGTTTTCCAGAGACTTTTTGCCAAGCCTGTGAGATTTCTTCATCCGTAAAGCCAAGTAACTTTAGGACTCTATCTATGTTTTTTCCAGACTTCAAAAGTGAATCCACATCGTCAACGAAGATAAAACTAAATCGCTGATCTTGAACTAGTTCAAAGTTGGTTGCCAAAAACATGTTTGTCGTTACAAGTATTTCGTAATCTCCAGCCTCGATAGTTTTTCTTTCGCTTGTTTTACCCGTATAAGCAACCACTTTCTTTGCTTTGAAGGTTTTACAACGTTCGGCAACCTGTTCAACCAGTAATCTTGTTGGAAGCAGAATGTAAGCTTTGCCTGGCAAAAAGTTTGCCATGGCTATCCCAAAGGTGGTTTTGCCAACACCAGTTGGAGCGATCAGAGTAAAACTTTCTCCTGAAAGAACCCGCTTAGCCCACAACCTCTGCAAAGCCCACGGTTCGAAACCAAGATTTTTGGTGAAGAAATCACAAAACTGCCTTTCCAAGGATTTCAAGCAGCAAACCCACGAGTAATTTTTCAATTCGCTTTTTCTTGCAAGAATTTCGCATAATTCTGTTTCTGAAATTTCATCTGGAATGCATTTGCTACAGGCTAATCCTTTTTCCAAACGTTCAGCCTCGATTTCTCCGCCGCAATTTGGACAAAACTCTTTATAAATCGCCAAAGGCATAGAACCACCCTTTGTTTTGAAAGTGGTTAACTCCTTTCATTCGAATGTTATCACAAAAATTTGAATGATATAATCTTTCCGAACTGAAAACACATTTTTCGCAAAGGAGGTATTTAAATGGTCAAAATTGAAAGACCGACACAAGAACAACTTCGTCAGCTTGGCGTCAAAAACTGGCCGATATGGTCAAAAGAAGTATCCGTCTTCGATTGGTATTACAATGAAACTGAAATTTGCTACATCTTAGAAGGAGAAGTGGAAGTTACAACGGAAGATGGAAAAGTTTACCACATAAAACCTGGTGACTTAGTCACCTTTCAAAAGGGATTAAAATGTGTTTGGAATGTGAAAAAACCTGTGCGCAAACACTACAATTTTCTATAATAAAGCTCATAGTTTAACTTCGGCGAAATAGAACAACTCGGCTTCGATGAACAAATCTATTTCTCCATCCAAAACGGCTTCAGCGTCTCCCGTTTCCACTTCTGTTCTGTGATCTTTGACTAGCTTGTACGGATGGAGAATGTAAGATCTTATTTGGTTACCCCAAGCAATTTCTTTCAATTCTCCTTGAAGTTCCTCTATTTTCTCTTTCCTTTTGAGCATCTCGAGCTGATACAACCTTGCTTTGAGCATTTTCAAAGCTTGTGCTTTATTTTGATGCTGTGATCTTTCGCTTTGGCAGCTAACCACAATTCCAGTTGGAATATGTGTGATCCTTACCGCCGAATCTGTTTTATTCACATATTGTCCTCCATGTCCTGATGCTCTGAAAGTTTCTATCTTTAAATCTTCAGGTCTTATTTCAATTTCAATGTCGTCTGACAATTCTGGGATAACGTTCACCGAAGCAAAGGATGTATGTCTTCTTCCAGCAGCATCAAATGGTGAAATTCTGACCAATCTGTGCACGCCTCTTTCGTGTTTCAAGTATCCATAAGCATATTCACCTTTTATAAGCAATGTAGCGCTTTTAACACCGGCTTCTTCGCCGGGTTGAAAATCAACCAATTCGACTTCAAACCCTTTCTTTTCAGCCCACCTCATGTACATTCTAAGCAACATCTGTGCCCAATCGTGTGATTCTGTGCCTCCTGCACCTGGGTGAACGGAAAGATATGCGTTGTTTTGGTCCATAGGATCGTTCAAAATCAAATCCAATTGGAACTGCTTTACAATTTTTTCAAGGTTTGTAACTCTTCTTTCCACATCTTGGACGAATTCAGGATCCTCATCGGAAAGCTCTAATCCTATTTCTATTTCCTCAAGGATTCGGTCTATTTTCGTTACATCTTCCAAAAGCTTTTTGGCACGTCTTAATTTTTTTCCGATTTCGCTGGCACTTTTTTGATCGTTCCAAATATCAGGACTAGCCAACTTTGATTCCATTTGTTGAATTTCCATTTGAAGCTTTTCCGGTTCAACAAGTTGTTTTAAGTTTTTGGCTTTTGTTTTCAGTTCTTCTATTTTCACCTTGGTTTCGTAGGCTATCATAACTTCGACTCACCTCTTTACCTTGAATCGCTTTTTTATTTTTCCATCCTTTTGTAACTTTCTTCGTTCTGCTCTGTTTAAAATGTCGAACTCTTCATGTATCAATTGCAAATTGGCAAGTTCTCTCTTTGCTTCTTTTTCGCTTTTTTCTCTGTCCACTTTAACCACTCTGAACATCCACGTGACAATCAGCTCGTTTATCCTATCCATCATTTCGTCGTACATTTGGTAAGTTTCCCGCTTGAACTCGATTATAGGGTCTTTATGTCCATAAGCTCTCAAGTTCACAGCTTCCTTTACGTGTTCAACTTCTTCAAGATATTGCCGCCAGTTGTCATCTATTATTCTAACCATGAGAAACTTCATGAATTTGACGTAGTCAGCCCCTATTTCTTCTTTCTTTCTAACGTAAGCCTTTTTTAGTTGCTCAATTAGGTTTTGTTTGATCTCCTCGACATCCATTTGTTTGATCGAATCTAGTTGCAGCACTCCCTTTGGCAAAATCCTTAAGGAATTTTCGAAAGCCTCAAAGTTGAGTTGTTTGCCTTCTGAGAACTGCGAGATACGAGTATCTATAAAGCCTTCAAAGATTTGCGATACGTATTCATCCAATTCTTTTTCGTCACATCCAAGTATGTGATCTCTTAGAGAATATATTGATTTTCTTTGTG
Proteins encoded in this region:
- a CDS encoding CehA/McbA family metallohydrolase, with translation MKRIFLIISFILVACAAVAYNFFFANLHSHTSYSDGVGTPKEAYEYAKNYLDVLAITDHAYYFESKMDGQDKLLLTKMEALKATEEEKFVALWGFEWTGGVGHMNVYGTDEWMSRNNVDLFGLYRWIVEKQALAQFNHPTSSFGTFYDFEYDPVADEFINLIEVGNGSWRGRTITDEMITNFVAALNKGWHLGATANQDNHRANWGSANDTRTVILAKELTYDSIMEALRNRRVYASEDKTVKLIFEANGYPMGSILQNVWDLNFKIKVEDDEKFEKISLISQSGTLAEWLPNSEKFEISYTHKVPDVFEWYFVYAVQKDGDRIISSPIWVHNANVYAVNTKVTAVGKNVELFFDLVNFHFEPEDVFVTAKIADREESFQVFMNGKEKKSKKISFESLAAGFHKLELWINGKIAFTHEVKVTAFTVILDQSHENVYPEIEELLKTHLKDIADVKLNSRYFRKIPTDADLIVIPLPKSGAFKEAAELNSFEIESLKQYLKTGGKVLIVALKDSIFEESYQKLVKTFEVQIDLKQILENVSTECEDLVLINKSGGFVFLNNFEKLVEILKGMVE
- the uvrA gene encoding excinuclease ABC subunit UvrA; translation: MDTIRIKNARVHNLKNVCVEIPKNKITVITGLSGSGKSSLAMDTIYAEGQRRYLESLSTYARQFLGELKKPDVESIEGLSPSIAIDQKSVSHNPRSTVGTTTEIYDYLRVLFARIGEPHCPQCGRRVEKKDVDQIVADVFSKFSPGSRLYILSPIAIDKKGTYKKEITNLIQKGFVRAEIDGEVVRLEEVGELDKNKRHTIKLVVDRLVIDENERHRLADDIEIAFRESNGFVEIKNPDTGESLLFSQHMMCPVCGIGLPEINPKLFSFNNPYGACPYCHGLGFKMEIDPFLVVNEKLSIDEGAIIPFGADGYYSYQVKRLVQRLGGKTDVPFDKLPQHIQEAILFGYGDFEGVVPYLERRYRETESEEIKEWIERKFIVERTCQVCGGKKLKAEALAVKIRGLNIIEITEMTIEKAYEFFETLEKTLTDKESKIAGELIKEIKRRLQFMIDVGLGYLTLSRRVNTLSGGEAQRIRLATQIGSGLTGVTYVLDEPTIGLHQRDNVKLINTLKKLRDLGNTVIVVEHDEEVIRSADYIVDLGPGGGERGGQVLYQGPVEELIKNPNSSITGQYLSGMKKIPVPEVRRRGNGLKLRIIGVRHNNLKNITVEIPLGTFVCVTGVSGSGKSSLILDTLYPALANHIYKTKMPVGAHDRIEGIENVDKVIAIDQSPIGRTPRSNPATYTKVFDEIRELFALTPEAKARGYDKSRFSFNLKGGRCEACQGHGLVRIEMLFLPDVYVECDVCKGRRYNEETLQIRYKGKNIYEVLEMSVQEALEFFKNVPQVYRTLKLLDEVGLGYIKLGQPATTLSGGESQRVKLASELKKVATGKTVYILDEPTVGLHFEDVRKLIEVLHRLVDKGNTVIVIEHNLDVIKNADYIIDLGPEGGDAGGYVVATGTPEEVAMVKESYTGQFLKKVLGR
- the rgy gene encoding reverse gyrase; translation: MPLAIYKEFCPNCGGEIEAERLEKGLACSKCIPDEISETELCEILARKSELKNYSWVCCLKSLERQFCDFFTKNLGFEPWALQRLWAKRVLSGESFTLIAPTGVGKTTFGIAMANFLPGKAYILLPTRLLVEQVAERCKTFKAKKVVAYTGKTSERKTIEAGDYEILVTTNMFLATNFELVQDQRFSFIFVDDVDSLLKSGKNIDRVLKLLGFTDEEISQAWQKVSGKLLEEKEEETMEEEEENILEESSQEDEFNEENVLQTKGKGILVVSSATLKPKTQRVKLFKSLLGFNVTPVKLTIRNVCDAVEWVDGPQQALYRLADWIRFFGKGGLVFVNREMGKDGVTTVVDFLKQQGINVSSYEELDLESMRNGLIDVAVGIATYNNALVRGVDLPEVIRYAIFIDSPKISFAIEQFDNPRNFVPLLLALREVVEDKSKIDLYLERLRRYQVFKFEKQLPKPLLEIAEYLRKNLNDESIVEKLEKAETIGLQRKEGKLFITFGDAANYLQASGRTSRLYPGGISRGISLILVWDKKAFHSLVQRLRLFYEEVDFLSADQVNWEEELKNVDADRKKIREIKKQFKPSEQLSLKSTLVIVESPNKARTISHFFGVPQQRILNGLHFWEILTGDRLLSITASIGHTVDLIEREEIYGVSKANGHFVPIYSTIKTCSKCGQQTTSEICSCGKQPDKDKLTLIKALQQVAPQFDEIIIATDPDMEGEKIGYDLMVALKPFNSNIVRAEFHEVTRQAFLKALNSPRELSKDLVKAQITRRILDRWVGFYLSQELWKAFKKYNLSAGRVQTPVLGWVIDRTNSARQKKAKLQISVKSILEGKTAALIYEHEDINFAKQLVSMLQQAQVTLEDVGQETENPPAPYNTASLLSEMGAFASAVDIMNTLQELFEQGLITYHRTTSTRVSQTGIKLAEEFLKQMGLHQIFHPRTYGTEGAHECIRPTKLLNVDDLKLWIHTGRVKFENQNLALQLYGRILNRFLASQSAPAVVQKSKLTIKLPDWSYEWTLTTKIIEPGFRTILPAKVFDLKPPLKVVWTTLRLVAKELPFTQGSLVQQMRERGLGRPSTYATIVQTLLDRKYVEERNGYLYATPLGYKVYHWLRTNYPQLTDESLTRKMEDVLDEIEAGNADYQSFLSEFYRDFLQKVFENKT
- a CDS encoding cupin domain-containing protein; translation: MVKIERPTQEQLRQLGVKNWPIWSKEVSVFDWYYNETEICYILEGEVEVTTEDGKVYHIKPGDLVTFQKGLKCVWNVKKPVRKHYNFL
- the prfB gene encoding peptide chain release factor 2, with product MIAYETKVKIEELKTKAKNLKQLVEPEKLQMEIQQMESKLASPDIWNDQKSASEIGKKLRRAKKLLEDVTKIDRILEEIEIGLELSDEDPEFVQDVERRVTNLEKIVKQFQLDLILNDPMDQNNAYLSVHPGAGGTESHDWAQMLLRMYMRWAEKKGFEVELVDFQPGEEAGVKSATLLIKGEYAYGYLKHERGVHRLVRISPFDAAGRRHTSFASVNVIPELSDDIEIEIRPEDLKIETFRASGHGGQYVNKTDSAVRITHIPTGIVVSCQSERSQHQNKAQALKMLKARLYQLEMLKRKEKIEELQGELKEIAWGNQIRSYILHPYKLVKDHRTEVETGDAEAVLDGEIDLFIEAELFYFAEVKL